A genomic stretch from Antarcticibacterium flavum includes:
- a CDS encoding Sec-independent protein translocase subunit TatA/TatB, which yields MTTLPLFISGAEIGFIMFILVMVFGADKIPEIARGLGKGMRTLRNASNDIKNEITKSAEKQGIDSDISKDVRSEISKVKEDIEEITGSVKRRF from the coding sequence ATGACTACGCTTCCTTTATTTATTAGTGGTGCAGAGATTGGCTTCATCATGTTCATCCTGGTGATGGTCTTTGGTGCAGATAAGATCCCTGAAATTGCCAGGGGTCTGGGCAAAGGTATGCGCACCCTTCGCAACGCTTCCAATGATATCAAGAACGAGATCACCAAAAGTGCGGAGAAACAGGGGATAGATTCAGATATTTCCAAGGATGTTCGCAGTGAGATAAGCAAGGTGAAAGAAGATATCGAGGAGATCACAGGTTCTGTAAAACGCAGGTTCTAA
- a CDS encoding O-methyltransferase gives MHFIPEALDEYSLKHTQAEPSLLAKLTRETYQKVLQPRMLSGHYQGRLLSLLSKIINPQHILELGTYTGYSALCLAEGLKEGGELHTIDINEELTDIQKKYFDLSDYKDRIHQHLGPALEIIPSINIKFDLVFMDADKPNYPAYLDLIIDKINPGGVLLTDNVLWSGKVVEEIKADDISTLALVEYNKRIAEDPRVETIMLPIRDGLSITRVK, from the coding sequence ATGCATTTTATTCCTGAAGCACTCGATGAGTATTCCCTAAAGCATACCCAGGCAGAACCTTCACTTTTGGCCAAACTCACCCGGGAAACCTATCAAAAGGTATTGCAACCAAGAATGTTGAGTGGCCATTACCAGGGTAGATTGCTTAGCCTGCTTTCAAAAATCATTAATCCTCAACATATCCTTGAACTGGGCACCTACACAGGGTATTCTGCTCTTTGTCTAGCTGAAGGTTTAAAGGAAGGAGGCGAGCTGCATACTATAGACATCAATGAAGAACTTACCGACATTCAGAAAAAATATTTTGACTTATCTGATTATAAGGATAGGATACACCAGCACCTGGGCCCCGCGCTGGAGATCATCCCTTCCATTAACATTAAATTCGACCTGGTTTTTATGGATGCAGATAAACCTAACTACCCTGCATATCTGGACCTAATAATAGATAAAATTAATCCCGGTGGTGTACTTTTAACAGATAATGTTTTATGGAGTGGTAAAGTGGTAGAAGAGATTAAAGCAGATGATATTTCTACTCTTGCCCTCGTGGAGTATAATAAAAGAATTGCAGAAGACCCCCGGGTGGAAACTATAATGCTTCCCATTAGGGATGGCTTAAGCATTACAAGGGTAAAATAA
- the kynU gene encoding kynureninase, which produces MEFKNTRDFARSLDKEDLLAKYKDEFIFPEVKGKKVIYFTGNSLGLQPKTAAKYVEEVMHNWAQLAVEGHFHSSKPWWDYHERFPGKLSKIVGAKPQEVTVMNTLTVNLHLLMVSFYRPVGKRVKIIVEEKAFPSDQYMIASQVRYHGLDPETAVVEVKKRPGEHHFRTEDILKTIEETGDECALILMGGVNYYSGQVLDMETITHAGHKIGAKVGWDLAHAAGNIELKLHEWGVDFAAWCSYKYMNSGPGNASGCFINEKYHGSREIPRFEGWWGHNKERRFLMEPAFQPEPDANAWQISNAPILALAPYLASVEMFDEVGMPALLEKRNKIVAYLEFILEEIGREVKGDFEIITPSSREERGTQLSVFLHGEGKQLFNYLMENGVITDWREPNVIRLAPAPFYCSFEDMYNFGQILKEGILK; this is translated from the coding sequence ATGGAATTTAAGAATACCCGGGATTTTGCAAGATCGCTGGACAAAGAAGATTTACTGGCAAAATATAAAGATGAATTTATATTCCCGGAGGTCAAGGGCAAGAAGGTTATTTATTTTACCGGAAATTCCCTGGGGTTGCAGCCTAAAACTGCGGCAAAATATGTAGAGGAGGTCATGCATAACTGGGCGCAGCTGGCAGTCGAGGGGCATTTTCATTCCTCAAAACCATGGTGGGATTACCATGAACGGTTTCCCGGGAAGTTAAGCAAGATTGTAGGAGCCAAGCCGCAGGAGGTCACGGTTATGAATACACTTACCGTAAACCTGCATTTACTTATGGTCTCTTTTTATCGTCCTGTAGGGAAAAGGGTAAAGATCATAGTAGAGGAGAAAGCTTTTCCCAGTGACCAGTATATGATAGCTTCGCAGGTTCGTTATCACGGCCTTGATCCCGAAACAGCAGTTGTGGAGGTTAAAAAAAGGCCCGGCGAACACCACTTTAGGACTGAGGATATTTTAAAAACAATTGAAGAAACCGGCGATGAATGTGCCCTTATACTTATGGGAGGTGTGAATTACTATTCCGGCCAGGTGCTGGATATGGAAACCATTACCCATGCAGGCCATAAAATTGGGGCAAAAGTTGGTTGGGACCTGGCCCATGCTGCAGGAAATATCGAATTGAAATTGCACGAGTGGGGAGTAGATTTTGCCGCCTGGTGCAGTTATAAGTATATGAACTCCGGCCCCGGAAATGCCTCGGGGTGTTTTATAAATGAGAAATATCACGGCTCCAGGGAAATCCCACGGTTTGAAGGGTGGTGGGGACATAACAAGGAAAGAAGATTTTTAATGGAACCTGCCTTCCAGCCTGAACCAGATGCTAATGCCTGGCAAATAAGCAATGCACCAATCCTGGCTCTTGCTCCTTATTTGGCATCTGTCGAAATGTTTGATGAGGTTGGGATGCCTGCACTTCTTGAAAAACGCAATAAAATTGTAGCTTATCTGGAGTTTATCCTGGAGGAAATAGGTAGGGAGGTTAAGGGAGATTTTGAAATAATCACCCCCTCTTCCCGGGAAGAGAGAGGAACTCAACTCTCCGTCTTTTTACACGGGGAAGGGAAACAATTGTTTAATTATTTGATGGAAAATGGGGTAATTACCGACTGGAGGGAGCCTAATGTCATAAGGCTCGCGCCTGCGCCATTTTATTGTTCATTTGAGGATATGTACAATTTTGGGCAAATCCTTAAAGAGGGAATTTTAAAATAG
- a CDS encoding serine hydrolase, whose protein sequence is MKKLHLLLCFLVPGLLFSQQKERDINLEGQLEQLLSNFNGTAGVYVYNIATGKEAAINADTIFPTASVIKVPILVTLFNKIQEGQLHLNDSLVYTEDRIYGGSGLMQFYKDSTGTDLRTLAALMITYSDNVTSLWSQELAGGGEEINRFMESLGLEDTRVNSRTKGREEIWKKYGWGQTTPREMVSILVKIRNRELINEAASDEMYRMLTNSFYTEYALSQIPPYVQTAAKQGMVNRSRSELVMVNAPGGDYVFYIATKDNEDMSWGYDNEAFELQRMISAHLWNYFEPESGWKPAKGADLLIKGKEEKN, encoded by the coding sequence ATGAAAAAACTTCATCTATTACTATGTTTCCTTGTTCCAGGCCTTCTCTTTTCCCAGCAAAAAGAGAGGGATATCAATCTGGAAGGACAGCTGGAGCAATTGCTTTCAAATTTTAACGGTACCGCCGGGGTCTATGTTTATAATATAGCCACGGGGAAGGAGGCTGCCATCAATGCCGATACTATTTTTCCCACGGCAAGCGTAATTAAAGTGCCTATCCTTGTGACCCTTTTTAATAAGATCCAGGAGGGACAACTTCATTTAAATGATAGCCTTGTATATACTGAGGACAGGATCTACGGCGGGTCTGGTTTGATGCAATTCTATAAAGACAGCACAGGTACTGACCTTAGGACCCTGGCGGCACTAATGATCACTTACAGTGATAATGTGACTTCCCTGTGGAGCCAGGAGCTTGCAGGGGGAGGAGAAGAGATAAACAGGTTTATGGAAAGCCTTGGTCTTGAGGATACCAGGGTGAACTCCAGGACAAAAGGCAGGGAGGAAATATGGAAAAAATATGGCTGGGGCCAAACAACCCCCAGGGAAATGGTTTCTATTCTTGTGAAAATAAGGAACCGGGAGTTAATAAATGAAGCTGCCAGCGATGAAATGTACAGGATGCTTACCAATTCTTTCTATACCGAGTACGCACTTTCTCAAATACCACCATATGTGCAGACGGCAGCTAAACAAGGTATGGTGAACAGGTCCCGGTCTGAGTTGGTAATGGTCAATGCACCGGGTGGCGATTATGTTTTTTACATTGCTACAAAGGATAATGAAGACATGTCCTGGGGTTATGATAATGAAGCTTTTGAATTACAACGCATGATATCTGCCCACTTATGGAACTACTTTGAACCGGAATCTGGCTGGAAACCGGCTAAAGGGGCAGATCTATTGATTAAAGGAAAAGAGGAAAAAAATTAA
- a CDS encoding SDR family oxidoreductase — protein sequence MWNLKGQTAVVTGGSKGIGRATVREFLDLGAKVIFTARDPEHIQKFEEELKAEGFEVTGIEADVSTKSGRDEIVKIVQEKWQALDILVHNAGINIRKKAKEYSEEEYRKVLEINLVAPFELSRMLHPFLKQSERGTVINVASAAAMQDVGTGTPYAMSKAGLLQQTRSLAVEWAGDGIRVNAVSPWFTETPLTEGYLSQEEKMTPILNRTPLNRVAKAEEMSSIIAFLAMEKSSYITGQNIVADGGMSINAI from the coding sequence ATGTGGAATTTAAAAGGGCAAACAGCGGTGGTAACCGGTGGAAGCAAAGGAATAGGGAGGGCCACGGTAAGAGAATTTCTGGACCTGGGCGCTAAGGTTATCTTCACAGCCCGAGACCCCGAACACATTCAAAAATTTGAAGAGGAACTCAAGGCTGAAGGGTTTGAGGTGACGGGAATTGAGGCAGATGTTTCCACAAAGTCGGGCCGGGATGAGATCGTCAAGATCGTTCAGGAAAAATGGCAGGCGCTGGATATCCTGGTCCATAATGCAGGCATAAACATAAGGAAGAAAGCCAAGGAATATTCTGAAGAGGAATACCGCAAGGTTTTGGAGATAAACCTGGTGGCCCCCTTTGAGTTAAGCAGGATGTTGCACCCATTCCTGAAACAGAGCGAAAGAGGAACAGTAATAAATGTTGCCTCTGCAGCTGCCATGCAGGATGTTGGTACCGGCACCCCATATGCGATGTCTAAAGCAGGGCTTTTGCAACAAACCAGGAGTCTGGCAGTGGAATGGGCCGGTGATGGGATTAGGGTGAATGCAGTCTCCCCCTGGTTTACAGAGACTCCTTTAACTGAAGGTTATCTCTCACAGGAGGAAAAAATGACACCAATCTTAAACCGTACTCCATTGAACAGGGTTGCAAAAGCTGAAGAAATGTCCTCGATCATCGCTTTTCTTGCGATGGAAAAATCTTCATACATCACCGGCCAGAATATAGTGGCAGATGGGGGAATGAGCATAAATGCCATTTAA
- a CDS encoding lmo0937 family membrane protein, translating into MRDLIWLIVVLLVIGWLVGYFAFPDLGSIIHILIVVAVILVLYKLLTGRRL; encoded by the coding sequence ATGAGAGATTTAATTTGGCTTATCGTAGTATTATTAGTAATCGGGTGGCTTGTAGGATACTTTGCCTTCCCCGACCTAGGAAGCATCATTCACATATTAATTGTGGTGGCCGTAATTTTAGTTTTATACAAATTACTAACCGGTAGGAGATTGTAG
- a CDS encoding flavin reductase family protein: protein MKHYNSNDLKGLDKIFRSNLINSCTGYKSANLIATSSASGDTNVAVFNSVIHIGSDPAILGFLLRPVTIPRNTFQNIKATGVFTVNHIHNHMIGKAHQTAAKYEAGVSEFRETGLEEEYLDEFGAPYVKESTIKMGCRYINEYQIKENNTLLILGEIQNLYFEEGIQMPDGWLRLDDADTVAINGLDGYALPTLIDRFHYARPGKEITSFFKK, encoded by the coding sequence ATGAAACATTACAATTCCAATGACCTGAAAGGTCTGGACAAGATCTTTAGATCAAACCTTATTAACAGCTGTACAGGATATAAGTCTGCCAATCTCATTGCCACCTCCTCTGCTTCAGGAGACACTAATGTAGCGGTCTTCAATTCAGTTATTCATATTGGGAGTGACCCGGCAATACTGGGATTTCTTTTACGCCCTGTAACAATTCCCCGAAACACCTTTCAGAATATTAAAGCAACCGGGGTTTTCACCGTAAATCATATACATAATCATATGATAGGTAAAGCCCATCAAACAGCTGCAAAGTATGAGGCAGGAGTGTCCGAGTTCCGGGAAACAGGGCTGGAGGAAGAATATCTTGATGAGTTTGGAGCTCCTTATGTGAAGGAGTCCACCATTAAGATGGGATGCAGATATATAAATGAATATCAAATAAAAGAGAACAATACATTATTAATTCTGGGTGAAATACAAAATCTTTATTTTGAGGAGGGAATACAAATGCCAGATGGATGGCTTCGGCTTGATGATGCAGATACCGTAGCTATAAATGGTCTTGACGGGTATGCATTGCCAACACTCATCGACAGGTTCCATTATGCCAGGCCCGGGAAAGAGATCACATCTTTCTTTAAAAAATGA
- a CDS encoding FAD-dependent oxidoreductase → MPPEKKLMQESRKIAVIGSGLVGSLLAIYLRKRGHEVTIFDRRPDVRTVEFSGRSINLAMSNRGWKALRKVGIEERIREIALPLDKRAMHVNDRPVYFQKYGKEGEAIYSISRGVLNRRMIDLAEEAGAIFRFEEKVWDIDLPGAKIYTGEDEKSTWKEYQYDHVFGADGAFSRVRHKMQRQSRFNYSQHFIDVGYKELTIPANEDGSHKMDNASFHIWPRGEFMLIAMPNIDGSFTCTLFLPFEGPVSFESLTTEKEADAFFEKYFPDIKEEISNLKKDFFRNPTSAMVTMKCYPWTFEDKVALVGDSAHAIVPFYGQGMNAGFEDISVLDDLMENYGDDWSKIFEEYQVQRKPNADAIAELSYRNFIEMSNKTASPDFLLRKKIEGRFSEKFPEKWIPLYSRVTFSDKPYAEALAIGDKQRAIMDEVMALENIDEKWDSPEVQDFILQKLKA, encoded by the coding sequence ATGCCGCCGGAAAAGAAATTAATGCAGGAATCAAGAAAAATAGCTGTAATTGGATCTGGCCTGGTTGGATCCTTACTGGCTATATATTTAAGAAAACGAGGCCATGAGGTTACAATCTTTGACCGGCGCCCAGATGTACGTACTGTAGAATTCTCAGGAAGGTCCATTAACCTTGCAATGTCAAACAGGGGGTGGAAAGCCCTGCGGAAGGTAGGGATCGAAGAAAGAATAAGGGAAATAGCCTTACCGCTGGATAAAAGGGCAATGCATGTAAATGACAGGCCAGTGTATTTCCAAAAATACGGAAAGGAGGGTGAAGCCATATATTCTATTTCCCGTGGGGTCTTAAACAGGAGAATGATAGATCTTGCAGAAGAGGCAGGTGCAATTTTTAGATTTGAAGAAAAGGTGTGGGATATTGATTTGCCAGGGGCCAAGATTTACACCGGAGAGGACGAAAAAAGCACGTGGAAGGAATATCAATATGATCACGTTTTTGGGGCCGATGGGGCTTTCTCCCGCGTACGGCATAAAATGCAACGTCAAAGCCGTTTTAATTATTCCCAGCATTTTATTGATGTGGGATATAAGGAACTTACCATACCTGCCAATGAGGACGGCAGCCATAAAATGGATAATGCGTCCTTTCATATTTGGCCAAGAGGGGAATTTATGCTCATTGCAATGCCAAACATTGATGGGAGTTTTACATGTACTTTATTTCTGCCTTTTGAAGGCCCCGTGAGCTTTGAATCCCTCACTACAGAAAAAGAGGCAGATGCTTTTTTTGAAAAATATTTTCCAGATATTAAGGAAGAGATATCTAATTTAAAAAAGGATTTTTTCCGCAATCCAACCAGTGCAATGGTTACAATGAAATGCTATCCCTGGACATTCGAGGATAAAGTAGCTCTGGTGGGGGACTCTGCACACGCCATAGTGCCATTCTACGGCCAGGGCATGAATGCAGGTTTTGAGGACATCTCTGTGCTGGATGACCTTATGGAAAATTATGGGGATGACTGGAGTAAAATTTTTGAGGAATACCAGGTGCAAAGAAAGCCTAATGCCGATGCAATAGCAGAGCTTAGCTATCGCAACTTTATTGAAATGAGCAATAAGACAGCAAGTCCAGACTTCCTTCTCAGAAAAAAGATTGAAGGCAGATTTTCTGAAAAATTTCCCGAAAAATGGATCCCGCTCTACTCCAGGGTAACTTTTTCAGATAAACCTTATGCCGAGGCACTGGCTATTGGGGACAAACAAAGAGCTATAATGGATGAGGTAATGGCCTTAGAGAATATTGATGAAAAATGGGATAGTCCAGAAGTGCAGGACTTTATCCTTCAGAAATTAAAAGCGTAA
- a CDS encoding potassium/proton antiporter has translation MEITTENVLLIGSLLLFISIMAGKTSYRFGVPTLILFLLVGILAGSEGIGKINFEDPQLAQFIGIVALNFILFSGGLDTSWKSIKPVMWQGISLSTLGVLVTALSVGAFVSFITDFTIYEGLLLGAIVSSTDAAAVFSILRSKNLGLKSNLRPTLELESGSNDPMAYFLTIAFLGLVINQDQSIYSIIPMFLQQIIVGGLLGFGFGKLSKVIINRIKLDFEGLYPVLVIALMFITFSGTDFLGGNGFLAVYLCAVYLGNHDIIHKRTIMRMFDGLAWLMQIVLFLTLGLLVFPSHVLPVVGIGIFVSVFMIFIARPLSVFISLMFFKMKMRRRLYISWVGLRGAVPIVFATYPLLAGIEKASMIFNIVFFVSLTSVIVQGTTLSVVAKWLHVALPGKAKPKSPVDTFLNDGVKSYIREIVIPEHNHSIGKRIVDLHFPRKAIIAMISRNDKFLTPNGATEILPNDMLIILTEDQNTLQGVYESLHLDMVKEEEEMA, from the coding sequence ATGGAAATAACCACAGAAAATGTCTTACTTATAGGTTCTCTGCTCCTTTTTATAAGCATCATGGCAGGAAAGACCTCCTACCGCTTTGGAGTGCCAACTTTGATCCTATTCCTGCTAGTTGGTATCCTTGCCGGATCTGAAGGCATAGGGAAGATCAATTTTGAAGACCCGCAGCTGGCACAGTTCATTGGTATAGTTGCTCTTAACTTCATATTATTCTCAGGGGGACTCGATACCAGCTGGAAAAGTATAAAGCCGGTAATGTGGCAGGGAATATCCCTTTCGACTCTGGGGGTTTTGGTCACAGCCCTTTCAGTTGGCGCATTCGTGAGTTTTATTACAGATTTTACGATCTACGAGGGCCTTTTGCTGGGTGCAATCGTCTCTTCCACAGATGCTGCTGCGGTATTTTCCATCCTGCGGTCCAAAAATTTGGGACTAAAATCCAATCTTAGGCCTACCCTCGAGTTGGAAAGTGGAAGTAACGATCCTATGGCATATTTTCTCACCATTGCTTTTTTGGGCCTTGTAATAAACCAGGACCAAAGCATTTATAGCATAATTCCAATGTTCCTGCAACAGATCATTGTTGGAGGATTACTGGGATTTGGCTTTGGTAAGCTTAGTAAGGTTATCATTAATCGTATAAAGCTGGATTTTGAAGGACTTTATCCTGTGCTGGTTATTGCGTTAATGTTTATCACCTTCTCGGGAACAGATTTCCTTGGAGGTAATGGTTTCCTGGCCGTGTATTTATGTGCCGTTTACCTGGGTAACCACGACATCATTCATAAGAGGACCATTATGAGGATGTTTGACGGGCTGGCCTGGCTTATGCAAATTGTACTTTTCCTTACCCTCGGGCTACTGGTATTTCCAAGCCATGTACTTCCCGTTGTTGGTATAGGAATTTTTGTATCCGTTTTCATGATCTTTATCGCGAGGCCACTTAGTGTTTTTATAAGTCTTATGTTCTTTAAAATGAAAATGCGACGTAGACTTTACATCTCCTGGGTAGGGTTACGGGGGGCTGTGCCAATTGTATTTGCTACCTATCCCCTGCTCGCCGGTATAGAGAAGGCCAGTATGATCTTTAATATTGTGTTTTTTGTTTCTCTTACTTCGGTAATAGTACAGGGTACTACGTTATCTGTAGTAGCAAAGTGGCTTCATGTAGCCCTGCCGGGCAAAGCCAAGCCCAAATCTCCTGTTGACACCTTCCTTAATGACGGAGTAAAATCCTATATTAGAGAGATCGTTATCCCGGAGCATAATCATTCTATAGGTAAAAGGATCGTAGACCTTCATTTCCCAAGAAAAGCTATAATTGCAATGATCTCAAGGAACGATAAATTTCTTACTCCAAATGGAGCAACAGAAATTTTGCCGAATGATATGCTAATCATACTTACTGAAGATCAAAACACCCTCCAGGGGGTTTATGAAAGCCTGCACCTGGATATGGTAAAGGAGGAAGAAGAGATGGCGTAA
- the msrA gene encoding peptide-methionine (S)-S-oxide reductase MsrA produces MKSLFVLTFSFFLLSCGNGNTQTVTRDEIANAPPVEVPLENGLAKAYFASGCFWCVEAVYESVKGVKESISGYSGGHTDNPTYESSNTGRTGHAEAVEVIYDPEVINFRTLVEIYFGSQDPTQVNGQGPDIGSQYRSIIFFQNEEQKEIIEQVKAEVAKEYQKPIAAEVLPFQKFWVAEDYHQDYEKLNPGNPYIQNVSIPRLNRFKKKFPHLLKENENH; encoded by the coding sequence ATGAAGTCACTTTTCGTTTTAACTTTTAGCTTTTTTTTACTCTCCTGCGGGAATGGCAATACCCAAACTGTAACGCGGGATGAAATTGCCAATGCGCCGCCCGTCGAAGTTCCTCTTGAGAATGGTCTTGCAAAGGCATATTTTGCCAGTGGTTGTTTTTGGTGCGTTGAAGCTGTATATGAAAGTGTGAAAGGTGTAAAGGAATCAATTTCTGGCTATTCCGGTGGACATACAGATAATCCTACCTATGAGTCCAGCAATACAGGTCGAACAGGACACGCAGAGGCTGTAGAGGTAATTTACGATCCAGAAGTAATAAACTTCAGGACCCTGGTAGAAATCTATTTTGGAAGCCAGGATCCAACCCAGGTCAATGGGCAGGGACCAGATATTGGATCGCAATACCGGTCTATTATCTTTTTTCAGAATGAGGAGCAAAAAGAGATTATTGAGCAAGTGAAGGCAGAGGTGGCAAAGGAATACCAAAAACCTATAGCAGCCGAAGTTTTACCTTTCCAAAAATTCTGGGTGGCGGAAGACTACCACCAGGATTATGAAAAACTAAATCCCGGAAATCCTTATATCCAAAATGTATCTATTCCCAGACTCAACCGTTTTAAGAAAAAATTTCCGCATCTTTTAAAAGAGAACGAGAACCATTAG